One genomic region from bacterium encodes:
- a CDS encoding biotin carboxylase N-terminal domain-containing protein, with translation MTPGLSGQSASLFIASSQTGLLRGQSGHPEGQGPDFHQRSGQTLAQLLELGDSGSTLSQSLARHGGDLRRAFGALPVLQREAIQNRWGQAICGELLALSAERDPELFGQALLNLASRLAARNNSALAAPLYQSIGALSDLPSEIQSRAHRRLEALQGRGEIGDVAEAMVGRFAQEATEPTSLLAMGVAGAAFKVTRLATLSRLVGNPSSHFLTRGFGARALASATGFGVEATVFPLAGRLANEGLGRRQDWSRQALGHDLASSFLFLGAMKMSGWAAGAGFNRLHGLNPATGQATRLGAFSAISRPLVPQLGMLGGIMAGHELEVRAGLREAQPASSTLVHSLAMLLQFNVAGRATRSLFGDRWHAWEQGMERQSQILGRSPRLSGEGRLTDLLGPQPALAMAGNGRGAGNGREGGLFGPQISAMSIHNGEGNGRSPRPGESVSPPGRSPSVNPPPSSPKTLPPALDIAGATRALDQYRDHRTATAGSESTVRMAEALRFLKNNPESARRALIGRNDLSDAQLNELSLAISPEGNRVLTDPGMRRVLIPNRGEIAHRIARGLYAEGLTPIVIVPQIEANAQWVQEILRLGGEAEFVQAETPAKAYQEAYLNIERIVETAKRTGAQAVHPGYGYRSESPDFVQALTREGLVLIGPSERSMRLAGDKDIAKQNFIEAGVPVVPGTNRGYTEVEGLVAEMEQNGMIRNGELAFPVRLKAVAGGGGRGQATIHTLAELRARFSRLSSEAANGFGNGSIMAERFISRFHHVEFQVMADRFGNVVHLGERECTLQERGQKLIEIHPASIFSRFPSLRERMAEASLKAARAMEYTGHGTVEFMVDPVTGEFFAMEVNARIQVEHRVSEEATGFDLIREAIRVSRGFPLSRSQEEIHPQGGVVEIRLKAVDPNRRDRDGNAAPAPGLVEEFQVNGSGDFASLAQQGIFVETSVRPGDRVSPNADPMIAKIVVTGSDRRHALERAADVLGRTILRGSQGFASDLKRQEALLRTRAALEGTYDNRFVDEWTRNGGGENLSVFANAESRILSSPEGTLHVQVGGAVPPSHEAVELWSRSARDLLSGQAETQALSGPIADLLRSHSEIRQAFASAGEAQGRWIQASNEGEIRQAVLYQNARPRRVLLARSARMPNGQGNVYAEKPVVYDIQIGPDGHVQEVGLHVQNGGGLEQQQRLQTGNNYLGTRSDGSTDIFTNGQSSTPLALNLRLIPAGNSRGLEIRDRANNILVSLAPDQVMESPAQRLLSLFEFSSNPSVPEHVRRRSQGEINGIIQDLANQASPSPVRLAAMQELGSTPASLVRRLLSLSAENRPAAERQLLDEILARREISGLLQRHRFESYEPLSETASLVRFTETGPDAQPIPRLMLRVHGQRGEPLAETVAEATRQMGRLELDNPQTRDNVIQVVTSDFSADRVAEVAGALNLTATTRSMVSGGDPLRVKRLTLVVERNGGYPDYYTFRRQRGERGLRSGPFVEDTRFRNVHPMLAHFIELHRLSAFDVERDLERSGRQVHIYRASNKQNGAMAAGSDQRLFGSGLISEAHVQRGYDSIEIPEIERGFVDVVNGMHEALNGKTGRRSYWNRIFLNIQPVLPISDTEVAAYAETLATRHADRLRGLGLEKVVVKGRLRDAEAPGGFRTVLVRITNPTGQRFEPVIHNVVRARVQDQYGTVATREVLIRNGAYENWLAAERSGDPDFVIRHGDWAPADVPIRPASTIELREQQARARGATWAYRVPALIAEMAERFRLRHGLGQPRLPGSERPPEPAFPSEFVELELDPATTRTDPRTRMIDYNHGELVRALDEHGMPRAEGQNQAGVVIGIQTDHLGGTGMPLRRVVILGDLTHRSKGALSANECARINAAIRLAAREGIPVDWFTASQGAEIHAERGVEGLDATASTVREIVQHAHSRGVPINIVVDDVNIGAQSYWNSLASIIHDTGGILIMTPRGSMALTGPDAWTAAMVRHIHSEDLPGTARKFYPRGLQSLAGYEEVHGPNADAMALAPDLARATEMLLRHHYYSYRLGAGEIVSQRQFGGEDLYTRDISVETIELGGQKRQVGEEIQKVLNGGAGHRETILEALRDRGSPPPLRWWADAQGIRHQAGGNGLMPQKFNALIQEMQIGGRPTMVIFPPLGPLAPADSEVIGRAIIKASGRMPVLLIGSLTGFNGDPRSMENRQLFGGATIAEAIVKHQGPITVVDLGYIVGGTFVVVSKQLNPNLRLLALEGSHAQVIGGPSAAKVVFRSTIRKEADADARVLQAQQAMERASASEKEARKADYERIRREVIAEIEQSRGAAFDQVHSVQRAETVGAVDEVIRPDQLREAIIRHQQQALNAYNLARDVEARERGRAGAIPMLRLPGDGAFEAFRQGLVAVYGEEGARSAAQTWIQNLQNFAGGNSGEGSSGPGGPEGNGSGNGPASPP, from the coding sequence ATGACTCCCGGCTTAAGCGGCCAGAGTGCTTCTTTGTTCATTGCATCATCGCAAACGGGTCTGCTTCGGGGGCAATCGGGGCATCCAGAGGGTCAAGGCCCCGATTTCCACCAGCGTTCGGGCCAGACCCTGGCCCAATTGCTCGAGCTGGGCGATTCCGGCTCGACCTTGAGCCAGAGCCTGGCTCGGCACGGCGGCGATCTGCGGCGAGCTTTCGGGGCGCTGCCGGTCTTGCAGCGCGAGGCCATTCAGAACCGCTGGGGCCAGGCGATCTGCGGCGAGCTCCTCGCGCTTTCGGCCGAGCGTGATCCTGAATTGTTCGGCCAAGCATTGCTCAACCTCGCCTCCCGTTTGGCGGCGCGGAACAACTCGGCTCTAGCCGCTCCGCTCTATCAATCGATTGGCGCCCTGAGCGACCTTCCTTCCGAGATTCAATCCCGAGCCCACCGCCGCCTGGAAGCCCTGCAGGGCCGGGGCGAGATCGGCGACGTCGCCGAAGCGATGGTCGGACGCTTCGCCCAAGAAGCGACCGAGCCGACCTCCCTGCTCGCGATGGGTGTGGCCGGCGCGGCCTTCAAGGTGACGCGGCTGGCGACCTTGAGCCGCTTGGTGGGCAATCCCTCGAGCCATTTTTTGACGCGCGGTTTCGGCGCCCGGGCCCTGGCCTCGGCGACCGGCTTTGGCGTTGAAGCGACGGTTTTTCCCTTGGCCGGACGACTGGCCAACGAAGGACTGGGTCGCCGTCAGGACTGGAGCCGGCAGGCTCTGGGCCACGACCTGGCCTCGAGCTTTTTGTTTCTGGGCGCGATGAAGATGAGCGGCTGGGCCGCCGGTGCCGGCTTCAACCGCCTCCATGGCCTCAACCCGGCGACCGGTCAAGCGACGCGGCTCGGCGCTTTCAGCGCGATTTCCCGTCCCTTGGTTCCCCAGCTCGGCATGCTGGGCGGCATTATGGCCGGTCACGAATTGGAAGTCCGGGCCGGCCTCCGCGAAGCCCAACCGGCCTCGAGCACACTCGTTCATTCCCTGGCCATGCTCCTGCAATTCAACGTCGCCGGCCGGGCCACTCGAAGCCTGTTCGGCGATCGTTGGCATGCCTGGGAGCAGGGCATGGAGCGCCAGAGCCAGATTCTGGGCCGCTCGCCGCGGCTCAGCGGCGAAGGCCGTCTCACCGATTTGCTTGGTCCTCAGCCGGCTCTGGCTATGGCTGGCAACGGCCGAGGTGCCGGCAATGGCCGCGAAGGCGGCCTCTTCGGTCCCCAAATTTCCGCGATGAGCATTCACAACGGCGAAGGCAACGGCCGCAGCCCCCGCCCCGGCGAGAGCGTCTCGCCGCCGGGCCGCTCGCCCAGCGTCAACCCGCCGCCCTCGAGCCCGAAAACGCTTCCGCCGGCCTTGGACATCGCCGGCGCGACTCGGGCGCTCGACCAATACCGCGATCACCGCACAGCCACGGCTGGATCCGAATCGACCGTGCGGATGGCCGAGGCCCTGCGCTTCCTGAAGAACAATCCGGAATCGGCCCGCCGGGCCCTGATCGGCCGCAACGATTTAAGCGACGCGCAATTGAACGAGCTGAGCCTGGCGATTTCGCCCGAAGGCAACCGGGTGTTGACCGACCCCGGAATGCGGAGGGTCCTCATTCCCAACCGCGGCGAGATCGCCCATCGCATCGCCCGCGGCCTCTACGCCGAAGGCCTCACGCCGATCGTAATCGTGCCCCAGATCGAAGCCAATGCCCAGTGGGTCCAAGAGATCCTCCGCTTGGGCGGCGAGGCGGAGTTTGTCCAAGCCGAAACCCCGGCCAAGGCTTATCAAGAAGCTTATCTCAACATCGAGCGAATCGTCGAAACCGCCAAGCGGACCGGCGCCCAAGCCGTCCATCCGGGCTACGGCTACCGTTCCGAAAGTCCGGACTTCGTTCAAGCCCTCACCCGCGAAGGCCTTGTTTTGATCGGGCCTTCCGAAAGGTCGATGCGGCTGGCCGGCGACAAGGACATCGCCAAACAGAACTTCATCGAGGCCGGCGTTCCGGTCGTGCCGGGCACCAACCGCGGTTACACCGAGGTCGAGGGCCTCGTTGCCGAGATGGAGCAAAACGGCATGATCCGCAACGGCGAGCTGGCCTTCCCGGTCCGTCTCAAGGCGGTGGCCGGCGGCGGCGGCCGCGGCCAGGCGACGATTCATACCTTGGCCGAGCTGCGGGCGAGATTTTCCCGGCTTTCGAGCGAGGCGGCGAACGGATTCGGCAACGGCTCGATCATGGCCGAGCGCTTCATTTCCCGCTTCCACCACGTCGAATTCCAGGTCATGGCCGACCGCTTCGGCAACGTCGTCCATCTGGGCGAGCGCGAGTGCACGCTCCAGGAGCGGGGCCAGAAACTGATCGAAATCCACCCGGCCTCGATTTTCAGCCGCTTTCCCAGCCTCCGCGAGCGGATGGCCGAGGCTTCGCTCAAGGCGGCCCGGGCGATGGAGTATACCGGTCACGGCACGGTCGAGTTCATGGTCGACCCGGTCACCGGCGAGTTCTTCGCGATGGAAGTCAACGCCCGCATCCAGGTCGAGCACCGGGTCAGCGAGGAAGCCACCGGCTTCGACTTGATCCGCGAGGCCATTCGAGTGTCGCGAGGCTTTCCGCTCTCCCGCAGCCAGGAGGAGATCCATCCGCAAGGCGGCGTGGTCGAGATCCGCCTCAAAGCGGTGGATCCGAACCGCCGCGACCGCGACGGCAACGCCGCGCCGGCTCCCGGCTTGGTCGAGGAATTCCAGGTCAACGGCAGCGGCGACTTCGCTTCGCTGGCCCAGCAAGGCATCTTCGTCGAAACCAGCGTCCGGCCCGGCGACCGGGTCTCGCCCAATGCCGACCCGATGATCGCCAAGATCGTGGTCACCGGCAGCGACCGGCGCCATGCCCTCGAAAGGGCGGCCGACGTCTTGGGCCGGACCATTCTTCGCGGCAGCCAAGGTTTCGCCAGCGACTTAAAGCGCCAAGAGGCCCTGCTCCGGACCCGCGCGGCCTTGGAAGGAACTTACGACAATCGTTTCGTCGACGAATGGACCCGCAACGGCGGCGGCGAGAACCTCTCGGTCTTCGCCAACGCCGAATCCCGCATTCTTTCGAGCCCCGAGGGAACCCTCCACGTCCAAGTCGGCGGCGCCGTTCCGCCGAGCCACGAGGCGGTGGAGCTTTGGTCCCGTTCGGCCCGCGACCTCCTGAGCGGCCAAGCCGAGACTCAAGCCTTGAGCGGTCCGATCGCCGACTTGTTGCGGAGCCACTCCGAGATCCGCCAAGCCTTCGCCAGTGCCGGCGAAGCCCAGGGCCGTTGGATCCAGGCTTCCAACGAGGGCGAGATTCGCCAAGCGGTGCTTTATCAGAACGCCCGGCCCCGCCGGGTCCTGCTGGCCCGTTCGGCCCGGATGCCCAATGGCCAAGGCAATGTTTATGCTGAAAAGCCGGTGGTCTACGACATCCAGATCGGCCCCGATGGCCATGTCCAAGAGGTGGGCCTTCACGTTCAAAACGGGGGCGGCTTGGAGCAGCAGCAGCGCCTTCAGACCGGTAACAATTACCTGGGGACCCGCTCCGACGGCAGCACCGACATTTTCACCAACGGCCAGTCTTCGACGCCATTGGCCCTTAACTTGCGACTGATTCCGGCCGGCAACAGCCGCGGCCTCGAGATCCGGGACCGCGCCAACAATATCCTGGTCTCGCTTGCGCCCGACCAGGTGATGGAATCGCCGGCCCAGCGCCTTTTGAGCCTCTTCGAATTCTCTTCGAACCCGAGCGTGCCGGAGCACGTTCGACGGCGTTCCCAGGGCGAGATCAACGGCATCATTCAAGACTTGGCCAATCAGGCCTCCCCTAGCCCGGTGCGCCTAGCGGCGATGCAGGAGCTCGGCTCGACGCCGGCCTCGCTGGTCCGCCGCCTGCTCAGCTTGAGCGCCGAAAACCGTCCGGCGGCCGAGCGCCAGCTCTTGGACGAAATCCTGGCCCGCCGCGAAATCTCCGGCTTGTTGCAGCGCCATCGCTTCGAGAGCTACGAGCCCTTGAGCGAGACGGCCTCGCTGGTCCGCTTCACCGAAACCGGTCCCGACGCCCAGCCGATCCCCCGCCTGATGCTTCGAGTTCATGGCCAGCGGGGCGAGCCCTTGGCCGAAACCGTCGCCGAGGCGACCCGCCAAATGGGCCGGCTCGAATTGGACAATCCCCAGACCCGGGACAACGTCATTCAAGTCGTCACTTCGGATTTTAGCGCCGATCGGGTGGCCGAAGTGGCCGGCGCCCTCAACTTGACGGCTACCACTCGAAGCATGGTCAGCGGCGGCGATCCGCTGCGGGTCAAGCGCCTGACCTTGGTCGTCGAGCGCAATGGCGGCTATCCCGATTATTACACCTTCCGCCGCCAACGGGGCGAGCGGGGCCTGCGCAGCGGGCCCTTCGTCGAGGACACCCGTTTCCGCAACGTCCATCCGATGCTGGCTCACTTCATCGAGCTCCACCGGCTATCGGCCTTCGACGTCGAGCGCGATCTCGAGCGCTCCGGCCGCCAGGTTCACATTTACCGGGCCAGCAACAAGCAGAACGGCGCGATGGCGGCGGGCAGCGACCAGCGGCTCTTCGGCAGCGGCCTGATTTCCGAGGCCCACGTCCAGCGGGGCTACGATAGCATCGAAATCCCCGAGATCGAGCGGGGCTTCGTCGACGTCGTCAACGGCATGCACGAAGCCCTCAACGGCAAGACCGGCCGCCGCTCCTACTGGAACCGGATCTTCCTCAACATCCAGCCGGTCCTCCCGATCAGCGACACCGAGGTGGCGGCCTATGCCGAAACCTTGGCCACCCGCCATGCCGACCGACTCCGCGGTCTCGGCTTGGAAAAGGTCGTGGTCAAGGGCCGCCTCCGCGACGCCGAAGCGCCCGGCGGCTTCCGCACCGTCTTGGTTCGCATCACCAATCCGACCGGCCAGCGCTTCGAGCCGGTGATCCACAACGTGGTTCGAGCCCGCGTCCAGGATCAATACGGCACGGTAGCCACCCGCGAAGTTTTGATCCGCAACGGCGCTTATGAGAATTGGCTCGCCGCCGAGCGTTCGGGCGACCCCGACTTCGTCATTCGCCATGGCGACTGGGCACCGGCCGACGTACCGATCCGCCCGGCGAGCACCATTGAATTGCGCGAGCAGCAGGCTCGGGCCCGCGGCGCGACTTGGGCCTACCGGGTCCCGGCCCTGATCGCCGAGATGGCCGAGCGTTTCCGCCTTCGCCACGGCCTGGGCCAGCCCCGGCTGCCCGGCAGCGAACGGCCGCCGGAGCCCGCTTTCCCCTCGGAATTCGTCGAGCTGGAATTGGATCCGGCCACGACCCGAACCGACCCCCGCACCCGGATGATCGATTACAATCACGGCGAGCTCGTCCGGGCGCTCGATGAGCATGGGATGCCGCGGGCCGAGGGCCAGAATCAGGCCGGGGTGGTGATCGGCATCCAGACCGACCATCTCGGCGGCACCGGCATGCCGCTGCGCCGAGTCGTCATCCTCGGCGACCTGACCCACCGGAGCAAGGGCGCGCTCTCGGCCAACGAATGCGCTCGGATCAACGCGGCCATCCGCTTGGCGGCCCGCGAGGGAATTCCGGTCGATTGGTTCACCGCCTCTCAGGGCGCCGAGATCCACGCGGAGCGCGGCGTCGAAGGCCTCGACGCCACCGCCTCGACGGTCCGGGAAATCGTCCAGCACGCTCACAGCCGGGGAGTCCCGATCAATATCGTGGTCGACGACGTCAACATCGGAGCCCAATCCTATTGGAACTCGCTGGCCTCGATCATCCACGACACCGGCGGCATCCTCATCATGACCCCCCGCGGCAGCATGGCCCTGACCGGCCCCGACGCTTGGACGGCCGCGATGGTGCGCCATATCCATAGCGAAGATCTACCGGGAACGGCTCGCAAATTCTATCCTCGTGGACTCCAAAGCCTGGCCGGCTACGAGGAAGTTCATGGCCCCAACGCCGATGCCATGGCGCTGGCCCCCGACCTGGCGAGGGCCACCGAGATGCTGTTGCGGCATCACTATTATTCCTATCGCCTCGGAGCGGGCGAGATCGTCAGCCAACGCCAATTCGGCGGCGAGGACCTCTACACTCGCGACATCTCGGTCGAAACCATCGAGCTCGGCGGTCAAAAACGGCAAGTCGGCGAGGAGATCCAAAAGGTCCTCAATGGCGGGGCCGGCCACCGCGAGACCATCCTCGAGGCGCTCCGCGACCGCGGCTCGCCGCCGCCGCTCCGCTGGTGGGCCGATGCCCAAGGCATTCGCCATCAAGCCGGCGGCAACGGCCTCATGCCCCAAAAATTCAACGCCTTGATCCAGGAGATGCAGATCGGCGGCAGGCCGACCATGGTCATCTTCCCGCCGCTCGGGCCCTTGGCGCCGGCCGACTCCGAGGTGATCGGGCGGGCCATCATCAAGGCCAGCGGCCGGATGCCGGTCCTGCTCATCGGCAGCCTCACCGGCTTCAACGGCGATCCCCGCTCGATGGAAAACCGCCAGCTCTTCGGCGGCGCGACCATCGCCGAGGCCATCGTCAAGCACCAGGGCCCCATCACTGTGGTCGACTTGGGTTACATCGTCGGCGGCACTTTCGTCGTGGTCAGCAAGCAGCTCAACCCCAACCTCCGGCTGCTGGCCTTGGAAGGCTCCCATGCCCAGGTCATCGGCGGGCCTTCGGCGGCCAAGGTCGTCTTCCGCTCGACGATCCGCAAGGAAGCCGATGCCGATGCCAGAGTCCTGCAAGCTCAGCAGGCGATGGAAAGGGCTTCGGCCAGCGAGAAAGAGGCCCGTAAAGCCGACTATGAGCGAATCCGCCGCGAAGTCATCGCTGAAATCGAGCAAAGCCGAGGAGCGGCCTTCGACCAAGTTCATAGCGTTCAACGGGCCGAGACCGTCGGCGCCGTCGACGAGGTCATTCGTCCCGACCAGCTGCGCGAAGCCATCATCCGCCACCAGCAGCAGGCCTTGAACGCCTATAACCTGGCCCGCGACGTCGAGGCCCGGGAGCGGGGCCGAGCCGGCGCCATTCCGATGCTCCGGCTGCCCGGCGACGGCGCTTTCGAAGCCTTCCGCCAAGGCCTGGTCGCCGTCTACGGCGAAGAGGGGGCCCGGAGCGCCGCTCAAACTTGGATTCAAAACTTGCAGAACTTCGCCGGCGGAAATTCCGGCGAAGGGAGCTCGGGCCCGGGCGGTCCGGAGGGCAATGGTTCGGGCAATGGCCCGGCCTCGCCTCCTTGA